One Eisenibacter elegans DSM 3317 genomic window, CACGAGCCCGAAGCCAACCGGGCGATGTTTGAAGAAAAAATAGCACAGCTGCCCCAAGGAGTAGAGGTAATCGTGTTGCCCGAGATGTTTACCACAGGCTTTACGATGGAGGCTACCCCCAACGCTGAGCCAATGAACTTGCACACCTTCAAGTGGATGACACAACAGGCCGCACGCAGCCAAGCCGCTGTAGTGGGGAGCTATATCGTACAAGAGCAGGGCCGCTTCTACAACCGGATGCTCTGGATGCAGCCCGACGGCGGCTACCAATACTACGACAAGCGCCACCTCTTCCGAATGGCGCAAGAACACGAAACGTTTAGCGCAGGGCAGCAGCCCGTAGTCGTTGAGTGGCGAGGGTGGCGCATCCTCCTACAAGTGTGCTATGACCTGCGCTTCCCTGTGTTTAGTCGCAACCGTCCGGAGCTCAACTACGACCTCGCGCTCTATGTGGCCAATTGGCCCGCCGCCCGCAGCAACGCTTGGGACATCTTGCTACAAGCCCGCGCCGTCGAAAATTTGGCTTACGTAGTCGGAGTAAACCGCATAGGTACTGACGGCAAGGGCATCGACTACTGCGGCAATACCGCCTTGGTAGACTTTAAAGGGGAGCGCCTCTGTTATCACCATCATGGAGAAGCAGCTTCTGTACACACACTTTCCAAAGCAGCCCTGACAGCATTCCGAGACAAATTCCCTGCCCACCTCGACGCAGATAGGTTTGAGCTAAAGTAGAGGAGCTGTCTGCAGTATCGTTATTGTTTGTTATAGGGTCGTTGTCCGCAACGA contains:
- a CDS encoding amidohydrolase — translated: MSQNLTLALIQSDLYWHEPEANRAMFEEKIAQLPQGVEVIVLPEMFTTGFTMEATPNAEPMNLHTFKWMTQQAARSQAAVVGSYIVQEQGRFYNRMLWMQPDGGYQYYDKRHLFRMAQEHETFSAGQQPVVVEWRGWRILLQVCYDLRFPVFSRNRPELNYDLALYVANWPAARSNAWDILLQARAVENLAYVVGVNRIGTDGKGIDYCGNTALVDFKGERLCYHHHGEAASVHTLSKAALTAFRDKFPAHLDADRFELK